A region from the Bacteroidota bacterium genome encodes:
- a CDS encoding choice-of-anchor J domain-containing protein produces the protein MAIALVALLGTRLSAQSFTENFNNVANLFTSGWAQQNLSTPVGTVPGWFQGNVTVFTAYNAPDTSYIGANYNNVSGANTISNWLFTPTRTFQNGDVISFWSRTVDAPSFPDRLEVRLSTNGASVNVGTTATSVGDYTTLLLTINSGLTTTGYPNVWTQYTITISGLGAPTSGRVAFRYFVTNGGPSGANSDFIGIDNYVYTQPVAADLEMQIADTLEYTITPIDHQWPGPFTGTIRNNGTTSISNAAMKVNVYDGLGTQVYTQTSALSTTLAPGATAAKTVPGFTATSADFYTYEYICTHSVADGNTANDTLYNGVLVDNTTYARDNGNVIGALGIGAGNGGYLGNQYHLYQADNLDSILVFVTAGYTGEPMAAVIWDMASGQPNTIIGSTDTLAYSTDSAAVYVLPIHNGPLALAAGDYAVTFVEFDSTVQLGQTADIFRNGTTWVNWPTSPAGGWANNEFFGVSSFNRPYVIRPILSACPVYTANMSSTQSACGATTGTATINVAGGPFTYLWSNGNTNATATNLGAGNYTVTATDGNGCSVVGTTTVTNPNAPTATPTTTPALCNGGNGSVAAGATGGTAPYTYVWSNGGSTAIINAPAGAYSVTVTDAAGCAVTAGPATVTQPTAVTSTATSTPESAPGANDGSATVVANGGTPPYSYTWSNGGTTATISNIGSGALTVTVTDGNGCTSTASVNVVVGIDGAMNAMEYGAYPNPNEGTFKVFINTTEPTDVSMQIVDLMGKMVFEAGALSSTEFIRDVNLSNQAAGFYFVRVKAAGVTRTIKIEVKH, from the coding sequence ATGGCGATTGCGCTTGTGGCCCTCTTGGGAACACGCCTCTCTGCTCAGTCATTCACAGAAAACTTCAACAACGTTGCCAACCTCTTTACCAGTGGTTGGGCCCAACAAAACCTTAGCACGCCAGTCGGCACCGTTCCAGGATGGTTCCAAGGCAACGTGACGGTGTTTACGGCCTACAATGCCCCGGATACTTCCTATATTGGAGCCAATTACAACAACGTATCAGGTGCCAATACGATCAGCAACTGGCTTTTCACCCCAACCCGCACCTTCCAAAACGGTGATGTTATTTCCTTCTGGAGCCGTACGGTGGATGCACCTTCCTTTCCTGACCGTTTGGAAGTGAGATTGAGCACAAACGGCGCGAGCGTCAACGTTGGTACCACCGCTACCTCTGTCGGTGATTACACCACCCTCTTGCTGACGATCAACTCGGGCTTGACCACAACGGGCTACCCTAACGTCTGGACACAGTACACCATTACCATTTCTGGTTTGGGCGCGCCAACTTCTGGCCGTGTTGCCTTCCGTTACTTTGTAACCAACGGTGGTCCTTCAGGTGCAAACTCCGATTTCATCGGCATCGACAACTACGTCTATACACAACCTGTCGCTGCTGACTTGGAAATGCAAATCGCAGATACGCTTGAGTACACGATCACGCCAATCGACCACCAATGGCCTGGCCCATTCACCGGTACGATCCGCAACAATGGTACCACCTCGATCTCCAATGCTGCGATGAAGGTAAACGTCTATGACGGTCTCGGAACACAAGTTTACACCCAAACAAGTGCTCTCTCCACCACGCTTGCGCCTGGTGCAACTGCAGCCAAAACCGTTCCTGGTTTCACCGCAACTTCAGCTGACTTCTACACCTATGAGTACATCTGTACCCATTCTGTGGCTGACGGCAACACCGCCAATGACACCTTGTACAATGGCGTTTTGGTAGACAATACGACTTACGCCCGTGACAATGGCAACGTGATCGGTGCTTTAGGTATCGGTGCTGGCAACGGTGGCTACCTTGGCAACCAATACCACTTGTATCAGGCCGACAACCTCGATAGCATCTTGGTTTTTGTCACCGCAGGTTACACCGGCGAGCCAATGGCAGCTGTGATTTGGGACATGGCCTCTGGTCAACCTAACACCATCATCGGCTCGACCGATACTTTGGCCTACTCAACGGATTCTGCAGCAGTCTACGTGTTGCCGATCCACAATGGTCCTTTGGCCTTGGCTGCTGGCGACTACGCAGTGACTTTTGTCGAATTTGACTCTACTGTTCAGTTGGGCCAAACTGCAGATATCTTCCGCAATGGAACCACTTGGGTCAACTGGCCAACCTCACCAGCTGGTGGCTGGGCAAACAACGAATTCTTCGGTGTTTCTTCCTTCAACCGTCCTTATGTGATCCGTCCAATCTTGTCTGCATGCCCAGTGTACACCGCAAACATGAGCTCGACACAGAGCGCATGCGGTGCTACAACCGGAACTGCAACAATCAACGTAGCAGGTGGTCCTTTCACATACTTGTGGAGCAATGGTAACACCAACGCAACTGCAACCAACTTGGGAGCAGGCAACTACACGGTGACTGCAACGGATGGCAATGGCTGTAGCGTTGTTGGCACAACGACAGTGACCAACCCAAATGCACCTACTGCAACACCAACCACCACACCTGCACTTTGCAATGGTGGTAACGGTTCTGTGGCTGCTGGCGCTACTGGTGGTACTGCCCCTTACACCTATGTCTGGAGCAACGGTGGCAGCACTGCCATCATCAACGCTCCTGCTGGCGCTTACTCTGTGACAGTGACCGACGCAGCTGGCTGCGCCGTGACTGCTGGTCCTGCAACTGTGACCCAGCCTACTGCTGTTACCAGCACTGCTACGAGCACCCCAGAGTCTGCACCTGGGGCAAATGACGGTTCTGCAACGGTCGTCGCAAATGGCGGTACCCCTCCTTACTCCTATACATGGAGCAACGGTGGAACTACAGCAACCATCAGCAACATTGGTTCCGGCGCATTGACCGTTACCGTCACTGACGGCAATGGTTGTACTTCTACCGCTTCTGTCAACGTGGTCGTCGGTATCGACGGTGCCATGAACGCGATGGAGTATGGTGCTTATCCAAACCCGAACGAAGGCACTTTCAAAGTGTTCATCAACACCACTGAGCCTACCGACGTTTCGATGCAAATCGTCGACTTGATGGGCAAAATGGTATTCGAAGCTGGTGCTTTGTCCTCCACTGAATTCATCCGCGACGTGAACTTGAGCAACCAAGCTGCAGGTTTCTACTTCGTCCGCGTGAAGGCTGCTGGCGTTACCCGCACCATCAAAATCGAAGTGAAGCACTAA
- a CDS encoding radical SAM protein — protein MSTERNYIYYDHTISLCNECHRKIDAKVIFQDEKVFLTKTCKEHGFQKVLIADDIAWYKQIRNYNKASEYPRKPHTTTSFGCPYDCGICPDHEQHSCLTLIEVTDRCNLTCPTCYALSSPTHGSHRSLAEIEMMLDVIVASEGEPDVVQLSGGEPTIHPQIFEILDLAKARPIKHLMLNTNGIRIANDFAFAERLATYMPDFEIYLQWDSFEEKALNSLRGKDLRAQRMKAIEHLNRLNLSTTLVVTLQKGLNDHEIGKIIEFALQQPCVRGVTFQPTQISGRLEGFDPQTDRLTNSEVRRLILEQSPVFQPNDLIPVPCNPDALVMAYALKTKSGVVPLTRLIDPEVLLNTTKNTIVYEQDEGLHQHVLQMFSTGISVDAMEQKFQHLLCCLPEIVAPGLSYDNLFRIIIMRFMDAWDFDIRAIKKSCVHIVSKEGKVIPFETMNLFYRDEMKPKWEQHIKEMGHA, from the coding sequence ATGTCGACTGAACGCAATTACATCTACTACGATCACACGATCAGTCTTTGCAACGAATGCCACCGCAAGATCGACGCGAAGGTCATTTTTCAAGATGAGAAGGTCTTTTTAACGAAAACCTGCAAGGAACACGGTTTTCAGAAGGTGTTGATCGCCGACGACATCGCTTGGTACAAGCAGATCCGCAACTACAACAAAGCCAGCGAATATCCCCGGAAACCGCATACCACGACGAGTTTCGGCTGTCCGTATGACTGCGGGATTTGTCCTGACCATGAGCAGCATAGCTGTCTCACGCTCATCGAGGTCACCGACCGCTGCAACCTCACCTGCCCGACCTGCTACGCCCTTTCTTCCCCCACCCATGGCAGCCACCGTTCGTTGGCGGAGATCGAGATGATGCTCGACGTGATCGTGGCAAGCGAAGGCGAACCCGACGTGGTGCAACTCAGCGGCGGCGAACCGACAATTCATCCGCAGATATTCGAGATTTTGGACCTGGCCAAGGCCCGGCCGATCAAGCACTTGATGCTCAACACCAACGGCATCCGCATCGCGAATGACTTTGCATTTGCCGAGCGTTTGGCGACCTATATGCCCGACTTCGAGATTTACCTGCAGTGGGACTCCTTCGAAGAAAAGGCACTCAACAGCCTGCGCGGCAAGGACTTGCGTGCCCAACGGATGAAAGCCATCGAGCACCTGAACCGCCTCAACTTGAGCACGACTCTCGTGGTGACCCTGCAAAAGGGTCTCAATGACCATGAAATCGGAAAAATCATCGAATTCGCTTTGCAACAGCCCTGCGTCCGCGGGGTGACCTTCCAACCGACCCAGATCAGCGGACGTTTGGAGGGATTTGATCCGCAGACCGACCGCCTCACCAACAGCGAGGTGCGCCGCCTGATTTTGGAGCAAAGCCCTGTTTTCCAGCCCAATGACCTCATTCCGGTGCCTTGCAATCCGGACGCGCTCGTGATGGCCTATGCGCTCAAGACCAAGTCGGGCGTGGTGCCGCTCACCCGCTTGATCGACCCCGAGGTCCTGCTCAATACGACCAAAAACACCATCGTCTATGAGCAAGACGAAGGCTTGCATCAGCATGTCTTGCAGATGTTCAGCACGGGCATCTCGGTGGATGCAATGGAGCAGAAGTTCCAACACCTGCTCTGCTGCCTGCCCGAGATTGTCGCGCCGGGCCTGAGCTACGACAACCTGTTCAGGATCATCATCATGCGGTTCATGGATGCTTGGGATTTTGACATTCGGGCGATCAAAAAGAGCTGCGTGCACATCGTGAGTAAGGAGGGCAAGGTGATTCCTTTTGAGACGATGAACCTCTTCTACCGCGACGAAATGAAACCGAAATGGGAGCAACACATAAAAGAAATGGGCCATGCGTGA
- a CDS encoding prolipoprotein diacylglyceryl transferase, which yields MHKHINLTGTIVWINASQILNLHFLFETLGYFLGFRLFVYLRKRKADPIPEGNRIWILIGAAAGGLLFSRLIGALEDPFVFFDRATPWLYYYTSKTVVGGLLGGLIGVELIKLVIGEKSSSGDLFAYPLMFAMAIGRIGCFSMGLKEPTYGEPSNLPWAIDLGDGIPRHPLALYEIGVLILMATLFLLLERRFAFKNGIRFQFFMIGYLIWRFSAEFIKPGIDYFGPFGTIQIVCILGLLYYGRTIFRMLFAPKKLLQNVD from the coding sequence ATGCACAAACACATTAACTTGACGGGGACAATTGTTTGGATCAATGCTTCGCAGATTTTGAACCTCCATTTCCTCTTCGAAACACTCGGCTACTTCCTGGGATTCAGGCTGTTTGTGTATTTGCGCAAGCGCAAAGCCGATCCGATTCCCGAGGGAAACCGGATTTGGATCCTGATCGGCGCCGCTGCCGGCGGCTTGCTCTTTTCCAGGTTGATCGGCGCCCTGGAGGATCCGTTCGTGTTTTTTGACCGGGCCACGCCGTGGCTCTATTATTATACCAGCAAGACCGTGGTCGGCGGGCTTCTGGGCGGCTTGATCGGCGTCGAATTGATCAAATTGGTCATCGGCGAAAAATCCTCCTCGGGGGATTTGTTTGCCTACCCGCTCATGTTTGCGATGGCCATCGGCCGCATTGGTTGTTTCAGCATGGGTCTCAAGGAGCCGACTTACGGGGAGCCTTCCAATCTCCCTTGGGCGATCGACCTCGGCGACGGCATTCCCCGTCATCCGTTGGCGCTGTATGAAATCGGCGTTTTGATCTTGATGGCAACGCTATTCCTGCTGTTGGAACGCCGATTCGCCTTCAAAAACGGCATCCGGTTCCAGTTTTTTATGATCGGTTACCTGATTTGGCGCTTCTCGGCCGAATTCATCAAGCCGGGCATTGACTATTTTGGCCCATTTGGAACCATCCAAATTGTCTGTATCTTGGGCTTGCTCTACTATGGGCGGACCATTTTCCGGATGCTATTCGCCCCAAAAAAACTCTTGCAGAATGTCGACTGA
- a CDS encoding phosphatidylserine decarboxylase, whose product MPSSNVETVQETIHDANYHPVVVDLLRLIRENAWEEKFEKAIHKAKSKNVPLIESVTSLKTYLEWINAFLYWVPMETSRGENVNDHLSAFYFIADQEPLLSLQNKVLPSEKARPLTPFSQWLVDYADAMGAFLDTEGSLTAASEKTFYDSPAYNMQEYSRPHGGWKTFNQIFARHFKPGFRPVAAIADPSIVVMPADSTFGGQWEIRQDSHVTVKNLHWQVSELLEGSPYKNRFENGLFMHSFLSPTDYHRQHAPLGGRVLEARVIHGQVYLEVEAVPAEAVDGKHDLHLKRNYDSLDTAGYQFAQSRALIVLETAIGLVAVLPIGMCQVSSVILTAEVGVSVRKGEELSYFQFGGSDIIVLFESASNVCFSAQKGIHYKMGAKIAQAFPVN is encoded by the coding sequence ATGCCCTCATCAAATGTCGAAACCGTCCAAGAAACCATTCATGATGCCAACTACCATCCCGTTGTCGTGGATTTGCTGCGGTTGATCCGCGAGAATGCTTGGGAAGAGAAGTTTGAAAAGGCCATCCACAAGGCGAAAAGCAAAAATGTGCCGCTCATCGAATCGGTAACTTCCCTCAAAACCTACTTGGAATGGATCAATGCCTTTCTCTATTGGGTTCCCATGGAAACCTCGCGTGGCGAAAATGTCAATGACCATTTGAGTGCGTTTTATTTTATTGCCGATCAGGAACCCTTGTTGTCGTTGCAAAACAAAGTGTTGCCTTCGGAAAAGGCGCGACCATTGACCCCGTTTTCGCAGTGGTTGGTCGACTATGCCGACGCAATGGGGGCCTTTCTCGATACAGAGGGATCACTCACCGCAGCCTCCGAAAAAACGTTTTATGATTCGCCAGCCTACAATATGCAGGAATATTCGCGGCCGCATGGAGGATGGAAAACCTTCAATCAGATTTTTGCGCGTCATTTCAAGCCCGGTTTTCGTCCTGTGGCTGCCATTGCAGATCCTTCGATTGTCGTGATGCCTGCCGACTCCACATTTGGCGGACAATGGGAAATCAGGCAGGATTCGCATGTGACCGTCAAGAATCTCCATTGGCAAGTCAGCGAATTACTCGAAGGCAGCCCCTACAAAAATCGGTTTGAAAACGGATTGTTCATGCACTCCTTTCTCAGCCCAACGGATTACCACCGCCAACATGCGCCTCTCGGTGGTAGGGTGTTGGAAGCCAGGGTGATTCATGGGCAGGTCTACCTCGAAGTGGAGGCTGTTCCGGCGGAGGCCGTTGATGGAAAACATGACCTTCACCTGAAGAGAAATTATGATTCCCTGGATACCGCAGGCTATCAATTTGCGCAGTCGCGTGCATTGATCGTATTGGAAACCGCGATTGGCCTTGTTGCGGTGTTGCCGATTGGCATGTGTCAAGTTTCGTCGGTCATTTTGACGGCTGAAGTCGGCGTTTCCGTGCGCAAGGGTGAGGAATTGTCCTATTTTCAGTTTGGCGGATCGGATATTATTGTTTTATTTGAATCTGCCAGCAATGTATGCTTTTCGGCGCAAAAGGGGATTCACTATAAAATGGGAGCCAAGATTGCGCAGGCCTTTCCGGTCAATTAA
- a CDS encoding RMD1 family protein, which translates to MPLEKVNVVAYKLGENIRLKNFAASYNGVIYSSSSTEVLIQRGLNSFISVQNYGEVAFSDCEEVTIKEFMHLLAPFVESPNPKGIEYKEDFLIEINPGEKLKFDYNSIQVPEINADVIKIVMLNVSQSAVLDYFSELSQNLLLETGKYTKELELSGKLHITKKTLMKFIGRTLNTQSRIIDNLYFLDAPDTVWDNEYLAKINDGLALTFKLRPRFREVEYTLANSDNSLRTLAQIIQTRESNKMELVIIFLILFEVLNVIVEWFLP; encoded by the coding sequence ATGCCTCTGGAAAAAGTCAATGTCGTCGCCTACAAATTGGGAGAAAATATTCGCCTCAAGAATTTCGCAGCCAGCTACAATGGTGTCATTTATTCCAGCTCGTCGACGGAGGTTTTGATTCAGCGGGGGCTCAATTCGTTTATTTCTGTCCAGAATTACGGCGAAGTTGCATTTTCGGATTGTGAGGAGGTGACGATCAAGGAATTTATGCATTTGTTGGCGCCATTCGTCGAAAGCCCGAATCCAAAAGGGATTGAATACAAAGAAGATTTCCTGATCGAAATCAATCCGGGAGAAAAGTTGAAATTCGATTACAATTCGATTCAGGTACCCGAAATCAATGCCGATGTCATCAAGATTGTGATGCTCAACGTGAGCCAATCCGCTGTATTGGATTATTTTTCCGAGTTGTCACAAAACCTGTTGCTGGAAACGGGCAAATACACCAAGGAACTGGAATTGAGCGGCAAATTGCATATCACCAAAAAGACGCTGATGAAATTCATCGGTCGCACGCTCAATACCCAAAGCCGGATCATCGACAATCTTTATTTTCTAGATGCGCCCGACACGGTTTGGGACAATGAATATTTGGCCAAAATCAACGACGGCCTTGCCTTGACCTTCAAGCTGAGGCCCCGATTTCGGGAGGTCGAATACACCCTGGCCAACAGCGACAATAGCCTGCGCACACTGGCGCAGATCATTCAGACACGCGAGAGCAACAAAATGGAGTTGGTCATCATTTTTCTCATTCTTTTTGAAGTCCTCAATGTCATCGTCGAATGGTTTCTCCCGTGA